The DNA region TTCGCTAGGTTGGCCAGCGCCTCCGCGCCTTGGGATACGCCTACCCACAAAACCCGCGGCCTCGACAAATCGGGGAAAACACCGAGGTCTGCAAGCCTCATCTCAAACTTGGCGAACTTCACCGTGGACAACGCGCGTATCACATCGTTAACCCTCTGCTGGGGTATTTCCCCAAGGAAGCGGAGAGTTATGTGCAGGTTTTCCCTTTCCACGAGCTTTATGTCTAAGCCGAGTCTCACCACCTCGCGTTGAACCTCCTCGATTCTCTTCACGACGTCTGGGGCGTCGATGTCTACTGCGATAAAAGATCTGACGAGGTTCATATATCAACCTGGCGTACCCACCTGGCAAGAAGTTCACAGGCGTGCGGCGCTATAAACCCTACGCCGCATTTGTCCGAGTATGGGCAAAATGTGCAAGGGCTTGTGAGAAGAAGCCTCAACTCGTCCGGCAAGGCGTCGATATTCAAGACAAAAGTCTCGACGGCCTCCTCATGTATTTTGCTCAATATCTTATACGCCTTATCGGTAAGCCTAATAATATACATGCCTCTCTTATTTCCCCCAACCCTCTCTCTCACGATTAACCCCCTTTTCTCTAGCCGCGCCAAGATGGGGAGCCCGGTCTTGCTGTCGATGCCAATGTACTTCCACAAGTTGCGTTGCTGGTAGCTACCTCCCAACCTTTCGAGACCTTGAAGTATCTGGATCTCCACCTCTGTCAGTACGTCAGACTCCTCATTATATTCCTGAGCGGCCACGAAATTTGATTTGTCGAACTTTATAAATTACACAGTAATCTCGATGTAGAGAACATTTGAGAGATCTTTCAACAGCTCCCGCACAGGACCCTCTGTGGAGTCAGCAGCTTTTGCCACCTCCTTCTGTGTGATCTCCACGCCGGCTATGTAACAAGCGAAAAATACGGCAGCCGCGGCCAGCACCTGGGGCTTTCTACCATTTTTAATACGGGGTATTGACGTAATGTACCTCAAAATATCCACGGCAATCCGCTGGACCTCGGCCGACTTCTCATCGCCAAGCCCCAGCGCCGAGACTATCTTCGGTATATAGACCTTGGGATCTACCCGCGGCGGTTTAATTCCCAGCTGGCTAGCCACTTTCATAAGCTCCATATATGCCGAGATGAACGACGAGCGCTCTATCCCTAGGCCCTCCACAATTTTCTTCAACGTAACAGAGGGTATGCCGTGTCTTTTTAAGGTGAAGTACAGAACAGCTGCGTAGCTCTCGAGACGCGGCGCCCTATAACCTGCGTCGTAGAGTTTCTTGTATAGAATAACCGTTTCTTCTACAACCGTCTTAGGGATGTTAAGCTTTTCCTTGGCAGATTCTAGGAACTCTCTAATTTCCGACTCCACCCTTTCAAGAGGGGTGGAAATGGGCCGGGAGAACTTCTTAAGGCTCAGAGCCTTTAGCTTGTCTGTAATTTTTACATTTCCATATTCTATATCCCCTATAGAGGCTCCCATTGGCCCGGAATAGGCCCTAGAGGACTCCGGTTTTCTCCACTCGGGGCCTAAGTCTGCAATCCCCTCTCTAACTACTGTGCCGCAGGCTCTACAAACAACCTGCCCCCGTTCGTGGTCTATTGTAATTTCTCCCTTAGAGCCACATACTGGGCATACCTGTTCCTCTATCTCAAAAATAAGTCTGCGCGTCATCTCCTCTTTTTCTGCATGTCTTGTACCTTTACGTAGAGAGGTTGTCCAATTATGGAATCGTTGCGCTCAACTGGCTTAACCAAGCCGTAGGGATTTTTCACATTACCAATGACGTCGTATAGGGTTCCCACTTTTTTCATCGTATATGTGTAGACATTTATATACAGGGGGGGAACCTCGGCGAGTTTTATAACGAGGTTCCCCATACGGGAGTAGTGAAGAGCAAGACCAATACGCTTCATTAAATCACTATTGCCCCTAATTTAATAAGAGTTGTCCCCCCAATACCCTTGTAATACAAGCGGCGAGAATTTAAATACCCCTAGTGTTAGGCTAAGCTGTGAAGCTAGGCGCTTACTACAAGGGGGGCGACCTTAAAAAACCATCTGGCGGAAAGAAGAGAAAGGTTAGAAGGACAAAGAAAAAGGCGCTTGGCGGCGGTCCACCTCAGATTCCTAAGCTGGGAGAGGAGGATGTTAGAATTGTGGAGAGGGTAAGAGGAGGGAATATAAAGGTGAGGCTAAGAGAGGCTAAGTACGCTAATGTCTACATCCCGAAGGAGAAGCGATACGTAAAGGCCAAGATATTGTCTATAGTCGAAACTCCGGCCAACCCCGACTTCGCCCGACGTAATTACATGGTCAAAGGCGCTGTCATCCGTACAGAGGTGGGCAAGGCAGTTATCACGTCGCAACCTGGGCAAGACGGCATTATCAACGCCATACTTATCGAATGAAGAAAAGAGGGGGGAGGACGCTCTGGCTTGTCTATATCGACTTGTCGGTACCTAGGTCTAGAGGGAGGATACTTCCAAGAAGCCAGGCTGTTAACAAGCCTACTCTGCAGGAAATGGTTAAGGCACTAGAGGCGCTGGGATATAAATACGAGGTGTATCCCAACAAGAAGTATCCCCCCCTCTGGTACGACGATAGGGCTCAGGGTTACGTCGTTGTGAAGACGGATGAAAAAATGCGCATCATCGCCGCAAAGGTGGCTGAGAAGATAAAACAGATACGGGGTTAGATGTATACTATTTTCTTTATTGGCACAGCCGGCTCGGGGAAGTCCTCGTTGGTATCGGCTTTGTCCAATTGGATGGAGGAACAAGGCCTCGACGTAGGAATCATCAACTTGGACCCAGCCGCCGAATATCTCCCCTATGTGCCCGACATAGACATAAGGGACAGGATAAGCGCCAGGAAGGTGATGAAGCAGTACAAGCTCGGCCCCAACGCGTCGATAATTGCCGCCGTTGACATGGTAGTGACTGAGGCGGAGAGAATAAAGGAGGAAATGGAGGTGGTCGGCGCGCCTATCTACTTGATAGACACGCCAGGCCAGATGGAGCTATTCGCCTTTAGGCAAAGCGGCGCCTACTTGATACAGAAGTTGTCCGACGTGCACACGCTTGTTGTATACGTCTCAGATGCTGTATATGTACAGAGCGTCGACGGCTTCGCCACGACCATGTTGCTGGCCCTCTCTAGCAGAATTAGGTTCAAGAAGCCGCAGATACTTGTGGTGAATAAAGCTGATTTAATAACGGAAGAGACACAGGCAAACATCATAAACTGGACAGAAGATCCCGAGACGCTCCTAGAGTCTATGGATCTTCCCAACTACGAGAAGGAGATTCTGAGATCGGTAGCAAATATGGGAGGATTTGTAGAGCCTATCTTCGTATCGGCAAAGACTGGAGAAGGGCTGGATAAGCTCTACTACCAGCTACAAATCCACTACACCGGAGGAGAAGACGCTCAGCTCCCTCCCTGAAACGGCTTCAAGTGCTCTGGCGTAGTTACTATAATCTTCTTCTTGTCACCTATATATGTCTCGATTACATACGCTCTTCCCCGCGTCCCTATGACTACGCCTACCTTGCCCTGGTAGCGTCGGTGGGGCGCTGTGGAGACGAAAGTAGGGTCGACGTCAATCACAACCTTGTCGCCTGGCTTATACTCGTACAACAGCCTGGAAAGACCCGGCACGCCTCTTTCTCTTGGCTTTTTGCTCAGGAGTTTTCGTGATTTGTAGCGGTAGCCATGGGTTCTCTTGACCATGAGTCCTCGCAAATTTTCAATATTTTAAAACTTAAGCGGTTTTCCAGAGCGTATAAGATATAAACATTAGCTAGATATGTCGAAGTGGGCGTGAAGAGGATAAGGAAGTCAGAAGAACTCACTAATGCCAAGGCTTTGGCGATACTGAGAGAACTTGCGTCAACTACCCAGCTGACAGAGGAGCAGCGAAAAACTTTAGACTACCTTGAAAAAGTCGCTGTTAGGACGCCTGAGGAAGCTGAAAACATTGTTAAGCAATTAGTCGAAAAATTTGGATTTACTCGGATAACGGCGATACAGTTGGCAAATCTCCGCATAGACAATATAGATGAACTGCGCACAGTTCTTTCCTATCTTGAAAAAAGAGAGTACTCAGAAAGCGAACTGAAGGAGATACTCAAAGTTCTGACGGGACAATGAAAGGAAGAAGAGAAGAATACGCGTACGTAGTAGACATTTTGCCGCCTGAAGTCGCCGTGTATAAGCTTCCTCCAAAAATAAGAAGAGAATTTCCTCACGACGTTTCCTATGCCCACCTAGTTGGAGAGCTCCACTTCACACTCTTAGAAGTCACTCTGAAAAAGGGCGTAAGCGTGGAAATAGGCGAAAGAGTATATGTGGGTCAGGGGGCTAGGGACAAAATAGACAAGATAGTGAGGAGGATCCGATACGAAGATCTTCAGCCCCAGGGCCGAGAAAACCTCAAAGCAGTTGTGAGGAAGATAGTAGAACAACAAGAACAGAGATTTGTAAAGTGGCTCAACGAAGCTGGGCCTATCACATTAAAGCTACACAGCCTTGAGCTCCTAAGAGGGGTTGGCAAGAGGAAGGTCCAAGAAATTCTAGAAGAGAGAAAGAAAAGACAATTCACATCCTACGAAGATGTAAAACAGAGAACTGGGATAGACATCAAAGAGCTAATTTCCGACAGGATTCTTAGAGAAATAGCGGGTGAAGACCCGTACTATCTTTTTGCCTCTCCCCCACCTGCGACGGGGCAGTAACTACTTAACCCTTACGATTTTGTACCTATCTAAGATTTGCCAAACCTCAACCTCGCTACCCGGCGCCAACCTCCCCTTGGCCTCGTCCTCCACGTACTTCATGGGCACCTCGATTGTCTTGTAGTCCCTCATATCCATTAGCTGGATGATGTCTCCAGAAATTGACAATATCTGCGCTGTGAATTTTTCAATAATCGGGACCTCTATTTGGGCATCAACGGGGAGGCTCAACGTCCTCTTGCCGCCGTCAAACATGCCTACAGCTACAATCCTCGCCTTTGCGCTACCGTGTTTACCCGTCTTCGACTTCTCTATTTCTACAACCCTGCAAGGCTCTCCATCTATGACTACGTACGAGCCTTCTTTTAGCTCTCCCACCTCGACAAATTTCGTCGACATGCCCCCCTCAACGTGGAGATATATAAATTTTAGACGCAGGCGTATTTCAATACGTCAGCGCATTTAGTAATCTCTGCGGGTATCTTAGGCACTGCCTCCGCTATGACTTTTTTTATAATACCAAGCTTCTCTATCATCATCCTCTCCACGGCCTCCGCCGTGACGGGCTGATGTGGTACCCATATGTCGTAGTCTGTGACCAAGGCTATCATGCCGTAGCACATGCCGAGCTCGCGGGCTAGGTTGATCTCGGGGACGAGGGTCATGCCGATAATATCACAGCCATATACCTCGCGCCATATCCGTGACTCAGCCTTGGTGCTGAACCGCGGTCCCTCTATACACACGTAGCACCCCCCGTCGTGGGTCTTGTTGTATTTCCTAGCCGTTTCCAGCAACACATGCCGAATCTCCTGGGTGAAGGGCTCGAGGCCTATCTGCACGTGGCACGTCCTGGGGCCGTCGTAGAAGGTGTACT from Pyrobaculum arsenaticum DSM 13514 includes:
- the thpR gene encoding RNA 2',3'-cyclic phosphodiesterase; protein product: MNLVRSFIAVDIDAPDVVKRIEEVQREVVRLGLDIKLVERENLHITLRFLGEIPQQRVNDVIRALSTVKFAKFEMRLADLGVFPDLSRPRVLWVGVSQGAEALANLANAVRAAVDKYAEHEEEREFTPHLTIGRIKSSRNVDRLGDLIRRYKGVEFGVVVVDKVKLKRSVLTPRGPIYSDLFVVPLT
- a CDS encoding helix-turn-helix transcriptional regulator, which gives rise to MAAQEYNEESDVLTEVEIQILQGLERLGGSYQQRNLWKYIGIDSKTGLPILARLEKRGLIVRERVGGNKRGMYIIRLTDKAYKILSKIHEEAVETFVLNIDALPDELRLLLTSPCTFCPYSDKCGVGFIAPHACELLARWVRQVDI
- a CDS encoding TFIIB-type zinc ribbon-containing protein, which gives rise to MTRRLIFEIEEQVCPVCGSKGEITIDHERGQVVCRACGTVVREGIADLGPEWRKPESSRAYSGPMGASIGDIEYGNVKITDKLKALSLKKFSRPISTPLERVESEIREFLESAKEKLNIPKTVVEETVILYKKLYDAGYRAPRLESYAAVLYFTLKRHGIPSVTLKKIVEGLGIERSSFISAYMELMKVASQLGIKPPRVDPKVYIPKIVSALGLGDEKSAEVQRIAVDILRYITSIPRIKNGRKPQVLAAAAVFFACYIAGVEITQKEVAKAADSTEGPVRELLKDLSNVLYIEITV
- a CDS encoding Gar1/Naf1 family protein, yielding MKRIGLALHYSRMGNLVIKLAEVPPLYINVYTYTMKKVGTLYDVIGNVKNPYGLVKPVERNDSIIGQPLYVKVQDMQKKRR
- a CDS encoding 30S ribosomal protein S8e, producing the protein MKLGAYYKGGDLKKPSGGKKRKVRRTKKKALGGGPPQIPKLGEEDVRIVERVRGGNIKVRLREAKYANVYIPKEKRYVKAKILSIVETPANPDFARRNYMVKGAVIRTEVGKAVITSQPGQDGIINAILIE
- a CDS encoding signal recognition particle subunit SRP19/SEC65 family protein — translated: MKKRGGRTLWLVYIDLSVPRSRGRILPRSQAVNKPTLQEMVKALEALGYKYEVYPNKKYPPLWYDDRAQGYVVVKTDEKMRIIAAKVAEKIKQIRG
- a CDS encoding ATP/GTP-binding protein, producing the protein MYTIFFIGTAGSGKSSLVSALSNWMEEQGLDVGIINLDPAAEYLPYVPDIDIRDRISARKVMKQYKLGPNASIIAAVDMVVTEAERIKEEMEVVGAPIYLIDTPGQMELFAFRQSGAYLIQKLSDVHTLVVYVSDAVYVQSVDGFATTMLLALSSRIRFKKPQILVVNKADLITEETQANIINWTEDPETLLESMDLPNYEKEILRSVANMGGFVEPIFVSAKTGEGLDKLYYQLQIHYTGGEDAQLPP
- a CDS encoding 50S ribosomal protein L21e encodes the protein MVKRTHGYRYKSRKLLSKKPRERGVPGLSRLLYEYKPGDKVVIDVDPTFVSTAPHRRYQGKVGVVIGTRGRAYVIETYIGDKKKIIVTTPEHLKPFQGGS
- a CDS encoding RNA polymerase Rpb4 family protein — its product is MGVKRIRKSEELTNAKALAILRELASTTQLTEEQRKTLDYLEKVAVRTPEEAENIVKQLVEKFGFTRITAIQLANLRIDNIDELRTVLSYLEKREYSESELKEILKVLTGQ
- a CDS encoding DUF655 domain-containing protein, whose translation is MKGRREEYAYVVDILPPEVAVYKLPPKIRREFPHDVSYAHLVGELHFTLLEVTLKKGVSVEIGERVYVGQGARDKIDKIVRRIRYEDLQPQGRENLKAVVRKIVEQQEQRFVKWLNEAGPITLKLHSLELLRGVGKRKVQEILEERKKRQFTSYEDVKQRTGIDIKELISDRILREIAGEDPYYLFASPPPATGQ
- a CDS encoding translation initiation factor IF-5A, with the protein product MSTKFVEVGELKEGSYVVIDGEPCRVVEIEKSKTGKHGSAKARIVAVGMFDGGKRTLSLPVDAQIEVPIIEKFTAQILSISGDIIQLMDMRDYKTIEVPMKYVEDEAKGRLAPGSEVEVWQILDRYKIVRVK
- a CDS encoding S-methyl-5'-thioadenosine phosphorylase codes for the protein MAVKLTQPPKSSKDIGFDEFPAIGIIGGSGLYDPGIFENAVEIQIHTPYGLPSDNVIVGRVSGRVVAFLPRHGRGHKYPPHKIPYRANIYALHALGVRSIIAVSAVGSLRPDYAPGDFVVPDQFIDMTKGREYTFYDGPRTCHVQIGLEPFTQEIRHVLLETARKYNKTHDGGCYVCIEGPRFSTKAESRIWREVYGCDIIGMTLVPEINLARELGMCYGMIALVTDYDIWVPHQPVTAEAVERMMIEKLGIIKKVIAEAVPKIPAEITKCADVLKYACV